From a single Hemitrygon akajei chromosome 28, sHemAka1.3, whole genome shotgun sequence genomic region:
- the LOC140717664 gene encoding avidin-like gives MQGGLLCPALLLALAVVGASGDSPAWNLAGCWTNQLGSTADIKMDDSGILRGTYKSKVSSVGKQVQGDLVGYQLNSDQPTFGFVVKWTTESVRGSVTVWTGQMFDINACQTLNAMWLLRRKSSADNNWGATRTGLDVFRRCDEKCGSAHRDGALGG, from the exons ATGCAGGGCGGTCTACTCTGCCCGGCGCTCCTGCTGGCCCTGGCCGTTGTCGGTGCCTCTGGCGACAGCCCG GCCTGGAACCTGGCCGGTTGCTGGACCAATCAGCTGGGGTCGACGGCGGATATCAAGATGGACGATAGCGGGATCCTGCGAGGCACCTACAAGTCAAAGGTTTCCAGCGTTGGGAAGCAGGTCCAAGGAGATCTGGTCGGGTACCAGCTGAACTCCGACCAGCCGACCTTCGGGTTTGTGGTAAAGTGGACCACAG AGTCGGTCCGGGGAAGTGTCACGGTTTGGACAGGGCAGATGTTTGACATAAACGCCTGCCAAACCTTAAACGCGATGTGGTTGCTCCGAAGAAAATCCTCCGCCGACAACAACTGGGGGGCGACCCG GACGGGGCTGGACGTGTTTCGGCGCTGTGACGAGAAGTGTGGATCCGCGCACCGAGACGGCGCGTTGGGAGGTTAG